TCGAAATATTGTACGGAATGTAAATGTTATGTGCATATGTAAATTAGCtgtttggatatttttttaaatatattactgGCACATGTTCTTGCAGTTTTGACATTCTTTTGTAACAAAGATTGATTTTACGATATAAATCTTTATCTGCAGATTCCCCAAAAAATATCAGCCCTAACCCAGGTATGCTTCctgctttaaagaaaattaaaactgagGATGACAATCGATCAGAGAATGGAAGCAGGTAAGTTTCAAACGTAATTCTACAGTTCTGTAAATTTGAACTAGAAATTGTGCCAGTCACACAAGCTTAGTTGTTATTGACTTGAtaagataaaagtaaacattaggAATTCTGTTTGCAGTTTTAGTGATAAACAGAATCACAACCGACGCAAGCTCAGCCATGATGACAGCGATGGCAGTGGGTCATTTGATCGCAGTCGTAGTAAGTCAAGGTGAGTGCAGCTTGCAAATTATCCATGTCACAAGTGCTTAATCATTTACATAATGAAGCCCCAGAaaacttgaaattattttagtcTTTACTAATTTTGAATGTCATTTGATTATGATAGTTTGTGTTCATTCCTGATGAAATTTTTGCTTTCCAGATCAAGAACGTCTGGTTCAAGCCGCAGCATAAGCCGAAGCCCACCTAGAAAACGCAGCAAATTTAACTCGCCTTCACGCAAGTACAAGAAGGAGAAGTATCGTGATCTCGATGAGCACCACTCTGCCTTAACCAAAGAGAAACGTAGTCACAAGCGCAAGCGACACATGCGTTCACGCAGTCTCTCTCGTTCACGATCACCACAGCGGCACTCAGGTTCAAAATCAGCTAGCAACAAGaagtattacaaagaaaaaaggcgATCGTACACACCAGAGAAGACACATCACTCCCGTAAACACCGCAATGGCAACAGAGACAGTCCCATTCGTGAAAGATATgacaaacacagaagatgaTGGCAGGATGTGATAGTGTAAATGTGAACTTGTGTGAATgaacgaaaaaataaaatgacaccAGTTTTGATAATTTTGACAAGCCTTTCAGACTAGTATCCACAGGCTTTCATTAgcattgttaattaaaaaaaagtttttgaaataaatgcagtttgctgccatttttttctttttaactacaGTCTTTTGAAAAAGCATCAGGAATGTTGATTTTTCCTCAGGggttaatgtaataaaaaaaaaaataggacaaGTGAACAGGAAAGCTTTTATGTATAGTAAACAAACTATGAACCTGCTGGACAAACCATGAACCTTTCCTTAATGGTTATATTGGGCTGTGACAAGTGTTGACTTCAAACTGCTTCATGAAACTGCTactcattttaaagaaatgttttgtaagaGGTCCATCGTGAGTGCAAGTACATTCCTTGTAAGGTTCATAgatatataagaaaaacaaagtaatctCAGGGAACATTTGTGCATTACATGTATTTCAAAAAGTAAAGTGATTGTGTGAATAAAGCTATTGCATGGCACTGCTGTGTTCATTGGGTATTTGGATAAACATCTCacccctctcttttttttcatccatgACGGACAAAGACAATATAGCATGCCCAGCATGGTCATATCACGGTCACAATTACTCTAAGAAATTTGTGTGtgtccatttttgtttcttgcatgGTCTGAAACTTAGCTTCTTCCTAACGGCCTAAGCCgagaacattttttcaaatgccCCATTCAAGAGAGAGACCAGGATGGTGAGCAAAGGAATGCCCAGCTGCCGGACAAGCTACAGAAGTTCAATAATAGACCAAACTCGTCTTGTACCCTCACCCTGGAAATGGTGTAACCCGTCTGCTCAAAAAGGATCCCTTAATACTGCTATCTGCAGTAAATGGGGAGGGAGATCTTCGTACACTATCGTGATGTATCACACATCACCATAAGGCTGTCGAAGGAAGTCAAAAGTTCTTGTTACGAACCGTTCAAAAGCCAGTAGGCAAACAAACACGACCCAGCGATCTGACAACCAGGTGGTCTGAAAAGCCTCCAGCAGACCTTCTGCCTGTGCATTGGACATTTCCGACTGCGTGCACGTATGGATTGCCTGGGGCCTACAGACCCCTTAGCATGTCCTGCAGCTCGGCCCACTACACAGACATCCACAGAGCTGTGGCCTCCGGAAGCTGCGCTGAAAGAACTCTGGGGACATCAAAAACGTGAAGTGAAAACATCCCTTTTCATAACCACAGAAAAACGAAGTCTGACAGCATTATCCCTGGAACGCAAAAGAAAGAACTTGAGTCGGCGCCATTCAGGGATTGTAATATTTAGCCCACTGTTCATTGcttattttatcatcatgctTATCAGCAGTTTGAGTATCAAAGTCCTTATGACAATGCCGGTTATTCATTAACAGCTTTTTGTGACACGGAAACTCTTCTCTTCTGCGCTCAACTTCAATTTTGCGCGTGTGGACGTGCCTGGCGGAGGCTGTGTGATGGTGTGAAGCTAGTGTAGGCTGGGAGCACTTGTGGCTGGCTGGCCCTCCTTCCTGTCTTGTTATGTTACTTAAGTGATAGGAGGGATTTTCCCAGCGCACCGCCCCCATGACCGGGATAAGTTGTTGTCCAGCCACAGGGTAAAAATGATCGCTGTGGTACTGTTTCAGGCTGTGGATGGAGTCGCTGCAGGCTGTGCACATCAATACCCCTTCAAGAATTTCATCTGCAAGAGCAAGAATGCATGTGACAGTAAAGACAAGTACACCGACGCCGTAACAACAAAACTACAAGGGTCACATACAACCAGTTCGGTATAGTTAGGAAATGGATAATGTTGAGAAAGTTTGTGGACAGCTGAGACACGTAGCATCATTGAGACTACATTTTATAAGAttttaatataatgaaaaatttgTCTGACCAAAAGAACTAACATcactttgattttaaaatgtacaggcTTGTGAGCACGGCATCAAAAACGAAAAATTTGCGGCTTGGAGAGGCGCAGTCTTAGGAAATAACTTTCACTGACCCACCTGCATGTATGCTATAGCTCCTCGTTCTGGCAACATACAGGTACGAAAAGGACAATCGTGGTTTTAGAGAAAGTTACTGCGAGGTTATAGTCGGGTTGAGTAAACTTTGAGAGACCGATTGTGCAACTGGTGTTAGGAAAAGGACCAACCTGTAGGCTCGTCATCTAATGTGCACATGGCACAGATGACTGTACCCCGGTGTAGCTGGCACAACGAGCAAACGAAATGTGGGGGGCGCAAAACTGATTGCCCCATTCTGCATGTAGGATGGAGACGTTGGTGACACTTGGAACAAAGCGGTaaatcatctgaaaaaaaaaaatcgcagacTCATAAGCTCACCACCGTGCatgttataaatattgttcAAAAAAATCTCGACACTAATCACTTGCTGATGATAATTCAGCGGGAtgattctgttttatttctttttataaaataaaatttactgcaCATATTTGGTATTTGCTAAGTGTTTCGTAACATCAATAAAGACAAGAACACAGTGTATATCCattttaagcttttaaaaacgaaaaataGCGGATCATTAATAGCTAGTTTTGGTGAGctaattcatttcatttttcataatgGGATAGGACAGGTAAAGGTGTACAGATCATAGGTCAGGAGTTCTGCAGACATGGGACAAGAAGTTTGAAAATTAGGACGCTCTACTGACTTGGCATTATTCACTTGATCAGCCAAGCGTTACTTCTACAAGTTCTTACATACTTATATCTTGCGAAATACAGGTTTCTGGAGCGTTTCTCTTAGTACATTTTGTGTACTTgtatataaaaattgtaatcTCTTTCTCGTTAACCTCTTCCAACATATACATTCATTTAAGGAGCACGGTGCCTCACCTTGAGTAATGCGAGGAAACTGTCTGCAGCGAAGAATGTTCACAAACGGGAAAACTTCATCGCATTTTCCGCACTGGCCTTCGTCTTCCATGACTGAGATATCGTCGTTACTTAACTGTAAGGCCATGCTGGTGGCCAGTACAACTGAGACCACGTGAAAAAGCAGCAGGTTTTCAACTCTGCCAGGTGAGCAGTTCGGGCAACGTTCCTCATcctgcgtgtgtgcgtgacgTCAAGTGGATTTGCGTCACCTGATGATATCTGTGATGTCGTGTAGACGACAGATGAAGAGATGTCTGCCTCCTTCGCGCAAGCTGCTACTACAAAGTCTTATGGATGTTCAGGCTGGCtaggaaacacattttttttcggGGAAAATATCAACAAGAAATCCTTCTGCGACTACCAGCATCAAAGAATGAAACATATACActcttccctcctctctctctctctcccaaaggtcaaaggtatctctctctctctcccccctaaTCCAATCTTTGTTTCACCATTCATTGTGTTTTACCTCTAATGGCAATGTTTATGAGCAGACAGAATCTGCATAATTTATTTATCCACTTTGAAGCCAGTATTTATTGTTGGAGAGAAGGCTCACGAATATCAGAATAatcttttgcataatttttcCTCAATACAAATGAGGTCATAAATTGTGCTGGTGGATATCTTTTATCCTCCTCCTACGataatcatatttttatagGAAACAATATCCTGATGTCTTTCAGACAGGCCTTTTCTCGGGGAGATAATATGCGTCCCTTACCCAAAatgaattgtctcccttttacTGGAACTGGCTGATTGATCAGGGTTATGTAAGGCCTAATAATGTAGGAAGCGAAACAGTAGACAACGACTGGGACTACTAGCGAAACCGACACAACACTGCAAAATATAAAGCAGAAGTATCGCAATTTACCTGTTGCTGAAgtaagaaaatagaagaaaggcGATGGCACCGGCGTCCTACTGTACCTGTCTTTATCAGCGACTAAACACTTTTTACTAGTCCTAGTCTTGCACCATTTGTCCCGCTTCATAAGCCTTTTGTGTAGTAGTTCCAGGAATGGATAAAATGTAGTGTAAAATTCAAAGGTCTaatatgaataattaaaaaaaacccaccaaagaAATCCAAAGTCgaatttttaaacttctaaTTATAAGGagtatatatacattatttatttgcgATACTTCTAAACAGGAAAAGGTTTTactataatatatacacacgcatgcacgccaAAAAGCaagagcgcgcgcgcacacacacacacacacagagtctatTCAGAAGCAGACACTTTCGctataaatacaatttaaattgTCCTTTATACACGCATACCTATACTCACAGACATGGTGTATATTATATATCATAAGACAGGGAGTCGCGTAAGAGCAACCAAGTTCAAAAGGCCATGTGGAAAGTGTTTGTTACCAAGCACCAAAGACAGCTCGGCATTCTGCCTGTTTCGTTGCTAGTTAGTGCACACCCAGTATTCATAGGTCGCTGTGAAAGGCAAGTACAGGTATGAGCTGTCAATAGGTACACTGCAGGGCACCCGTCTACGTGGGTGTCAGTAGGTGGTGGCTATAAGTGCGAAAGGGAAAATGACAGACATAGAATTATTCCAGATTGAAAAGAATTATCGTGCATTTTTCTCGactttcttaataataattataataaagtttACAATGTGCATTTTCctgagtgaaaaaaatataaacgcGAGCAAGGAAAACACCATGGTAAACATGAGCTAAACATGCATGGAAGAAGCTGAAGAACTAAGGACTGAGTGGAACAGTACTCTTGATTACGCTAGATATTTCTTGAATAAACGGATTTTGAAGCCAAATTTGAAAGTTTCGAACGCAGACACAGTTCGAAGACAAAGGGTAAGAAAATTCCAAACAGTGGGGCCTGAGAAGGAGAAGAGTTCAACAGTCAAGTGGTCCTAGAGGCAGTTAGTGAGCTGGAGCTAATTTTGGGAAAACAATCGAGAGAagacagctttttttaaaaaaaacatcatcattaaaaaGTGTAGAGTATTGTGtcgtaaaagaaaaaaaatgttcaaaccGGAATTAATCAAGTCAGCATTAGCaaccaggagaaaaaaaaaaccaaaacaaataaggCAATGTGAAGGCTTGTAAAAGAAACCTTACCAGATCTGAgtttactttgttgttttgaaacCGCTAGTCAGTTTTTAACCCATTTTTACCAAACTGATCCAGTTCAGGTACAAAAGGTGAGCTAGTTCGGGTacaagagagaggaggggggtgGGAATACTCGAcacattcaaaatgtttgcaatCTGAGAGGAGCTTTCACAGGTATATGGTCACAATGCCGTCTGCTTTAACCTTCAGCTGTGCGTAGCGTGACTTGCGAAACACTTTAGTGTTTGGTATAGCGGGTGTGTTTGTTTTACGACGGTTGCGATGGGTTAGGTTTCCATGCGCTGACCGAGAATTCATGTCACAACTTCAGAGACGACAGCTGAGCACGTACCAcgagaagaacaagaaagaaggaagacaagCAATCGAGAAATCGTCGTCGCTTTTTTTCGGTTTGTCATGACTTTAGGACAATATTCAAACACAGCAACTGACTGTGGACGGCTTTTCCCTCAGTAACATGATTAAACTTCCAGAAAGATGCCATCTGAATATGTGCACTTGCAGCATGGCTTAAGTTTTCTAACATTTCAACACAGGTATTCATATCAATCCTTTATCAATCCAGACCGATCCATTGggtgttgctttttttttttttcttcttcttcactgaAACATCTACTGGATGTTTGATTTTATGATGAATAAATCCATTTAATGGATTCAATAACAATactattaatgttttttttttttaaagattgacGTGAGACGTCGCCACAACGTAGAAACGTTTCACTCACGTACCCATCTCTCGAATCGGTTGCAAGGTGTTGCCATCGTTCCTTGTCTGAATTTCGTTGCCTCTGATAGAGGACACCAACAGCCTTtggtacagaaaaaaaacaacccaaaccTGGGTGGATATCGCACACCTCtgaaacaaactgacaaacatcCATCGAGTCTTTTGACACCAACATCATAATTAACACATTTAAGGTTGGGAAAGAGTGTTCTTCGCAGCACGAGGGAACATACCCGGGGTATCACATTACGACGTGACAATGACTAAGGGCAGAGATGTCCTCCCGGGCGTCAAGGAAGTAGGCACGAACTCAAGGACAGGTGTCCGAACCCACAAGAGGTCAGGTTGCTCAACTGGAATGTACGAAAAACATATGTGACTGACATCAAAGCTACACCGGAACTGTTCCACGTGAAGGTGCTGCCCCAGATCCGTGACGGTAGAGAAGTAGAACGATGTGTGAGCAGCTTTCAGTTTATGTATTTACAACAATCTTCTTTCGTGATGCATAGAATTTATTAACTGGGGATCGCGAAGTGTTAGAACTGTAGTAAGTGtcccgaaaaaaaaagttggtcttttgtttagtgtttaatgattgatgaagaagaaacaattgaaagaaaataaataaataaaataattaacgGGGAAAAGGGAGGCAAAGTGGGATGTAATAACACAGGGAATGTGTGAAAGCTGTTGCTatgagaagtttttttttctgctattacTGGGGTATCGGACACGAGTACAAGCCGAGTTTCTCTCGGGTTCCATTGGTCTCCACgctctgtgggtttttttaccTGCAGGTCTGTCCTTCGAGAAGGCTGTCAACAAGTTGTTGTCACAGGTCGTCGAAACTCGAGCTCCTTGGAAGGGAACTATGAGCTGTTCGTTTCAGGGCCGACATTTTTTCGGCCTTGGAAAGGATGATAGGAGCATTGTGAGGAAGAGTAGGAGGCAGAGCGCAACCGTTAATCCGCTCGGGATGATGGACGGCGATTGCTTGACTCCACAGGTGACGCTGGCAGACAAAAGTCATCTGATACATGATGGTGAACTAGGTTTTCCGTGGCTTGTCTTGTAACTAAGATGCTGTTTAATTCTTTTAAGCCAAATTTAATGACTTTTGCTTCATACCTTTTAACTCACAACCTCCCACCTATCTCTCTCCCctgttttctcctttctctctgcGTTTTACAAATACTTAGGTCAGCTATAATTGTTTTTTAGCCTGTAGAAATGGCTTCAGCAGATAATCTCCCAGTGGCTTAAAGGTATTTCTGACCCGGGAAACGAGAATTAATATACAGAGCATGTAggaggaaaagataaaataaaaactaatgcaataatattttctttttaaaaagatgtacTTAATAACCCTTtccctgctctctctctctctctggttaTTGTTATTAATCGTGGACCTCACCAAAGAAACTTTGTTCGGCAACGGTTGCAGCTCGTCACGTGgcaacagtgacgtcagcagaagGAAGTCCTGCCTGTCCAGCCTACATTATCAATAGATTCGCCTTCGAATGTCGCCTATAACTGTCAAGTTCACATGAGGATAAGAGGTTGGCATGCACCGATTAGATAATGTAATCATCAGTAATTGGTTCTGTCAGTTTGCACCAGGTGTAAAACGAGAGGAAAAGCAATATTTAGATACCAAATGAGCCATTTATAAATCTGCTATTGAAGAGAGCGTAAGGGATAATGAAAGCTGCTCACAAAATCCCAGTGGAGTGACAAGCGAGAAACGAATGACAAGCATCGGTAAAATTAACCATTTCTATTTTTGCTTCTGGTGTTTTATTGCtttccttcccccccccccttcacaTTCACCTCCGAACACGTGCAGTGCATGATCAAGCTATTTATTAATCGATTCTTTAAATTGAGAAAggttgcaattttttttgtgtcagaAATAAACCTATTTTAAGCTTAAATCACGCATCCCGGAAACCGTCTTTCTTTGTCAGGGTTAGGGTGACCATCTCGCCCCCcaaccgccaccaccaccacacacgcacacaggggAAACAACAAtgtgtatttaataaaattacttaCTGAAACATGCATATCCCTCAGTAAGAAAGCAGCTGCTACCCTGCATGAGCACTgtaattgctttttttctgacgAGCACGTTGTGACATGTAAGTAAACATGGACGTTAAGTCAACTAACCCCCAAAGAGATTTCATATCTCGATCTTTGCCTGATAAAATGTGTGACAAGAACAGGAAGACACGGACATTGTGCCAAGTTATCTTGTGTCTATTTGTTGATCTGTCTCAAAACGCGCTTCGATCCGGATCGCGACCTTCGCGTGGAAATCGATTAATCGATACAAGTGCTCAAGTCGTTGACTGAAGGCGCCTCAAAGAACGGTAACCCAGGTACCCAGGTCGTGCTGTCAGAAAGGTTCTTATAAGAA
The Pomacea canaliculata isolate SZHN2017 linkage group LG2, ASM307304v1, whole genome shotgun sequence genome window above contains:
- the LOC112556544 gene encoding uncharacterized protein LOC112556544; this encodes MALQLSNDDISVMEDEGQCGKCDEVFPFVNILRCRQFPRITQDDLPLCSKCHQRLHPTCRMGQSVLRPPHFVCSLCQLHRGTVICAMCTLDDEPTDEILEGVLMCTACSDSIHSLKQYHSDHFYPVAGQQLIPVMGAVRWENPSYHLSNITRQEGGPASHKCSQPTLASHHHTASARHVHTRKIEVERRREEFPCHKKLLMNNRHCHKDFDTQTADKHDDKISNEQWAKYYNP